In Micromonospora ferruginea, the sequence GCCGGGTCCAGACCGACCCCGTCGTCGGCGACCTCGGCGGCCACCCGCCCGTCCCGGCGGGCCACGGTGACGGTGACGTGGCCGCCCGCCGGCACGTGCCCGACCGCGTTGTCCACCAGCGCCGTCAACGCCCGGCGCAGGGCCGCCCGGGCGCCCCGGACCGGCGCCGGACCACCGGTCACCCACCGCAGCTCGACCTGCCGCTCGGCGGCGTACGCGGACATGCTCGCCACCACCTCGCCGGCCACCTCGGCCAGGTCCACCTCGGTGTCCGGCAGCGGCTGGTGCTCGGCGGCGGCCGACACCAGCAGGTCCTCGACCACCTCGCCGAGCGCCCGGGTGTCCGCGACGAGCTGGTCGAGCTGCCCGGCCAGCCGGTCCGCCGGCTGCTCTCGGGCACGCCGGGCCAGCAGTTGCGCCCGGGTGTGCAGCACGGTCAGCGGGGCCCGCAGCTCGTGCGAGGCGTCCGCCACGAACCGGCGCTGCATGCCCAGCGCGGTGGCCAGCGGGGCGACCGCCCGCCGGGCCAGCAGCGTCGCCGTGACCAGCGCGCCGGCCAGCCCGGCCAGCTCGGCGACGAGCAGCGCCAGACCGAGCTGGCCCTGCCGCCGGTGCAGCGGGGCCAGGTCGGCGGCGACCGCCCAGCGGGTGCCGTCCGGCCGCTGCTCCACCGCCAGCCGGACCGGCCGGTCCTCGCCGGCCGTCGCGTCGCGGCGGCCCGGGGTGCGGCGTACCGCCCGGTCGAGCACCCGGGTCAGCTCCGGCGACGCACCAGGGGTCACCTCGACGACCGGGTCGCCGGGGCGCAGCCGGGCCAGGAACTGACCCGGTGGTGGGTCGTCCACGTCCTCGGCCGCGGCCAGCACCCGGCTCAGCTCGCCGTCCAGCGCCCGCGACTCCTGCCGGCTGGTCAGCGCGTACATCAGCGCGCCCACCAGCAGCAGGACCAGCCCGATCGCGCCGGCGGTCTGCGCCACGCTGCGCCGCCGGGCGCGGGTGAGCCTCGCCTCGTCCACGCTCAGCCGGCCCCGAGCCGGTAGCCCAGCCCGTGCACCGTGCGGACCGCGTCCCGGCCGAGCTTGCGGCGCAGGTGGTGGACGCAGGCGTCGACCGTGCCCGGCGCGTCGGCCCGGTCGAACGCCGTGCTCAGCAGCTCGGCCCGGGTGAAGACCTTGCGGGGCCGGCCGGCGAGCGCGTGCAGCACGGCGAACTCGCGGGCGGAGAGCGGGATCTCCTCGGTGCCGTCGACCACCCGGCGGTTGCCCACGTCGAGCCGGCGACGGCCCAGCGGCAACCAGCCCGCCGCGTCCGGGTGCCGGCGGCGCAACGCCCGGAGCCGGGCCGTCAGCTCCGCCACCTCGAACGGCTTGACCAGGTAGTCCTCCGCCCCGGCGTCCAGCCCCGCCACCCGGTCCGCCACCGCGCCGCGGGCGGTGAGCAGCAGCACCGGGCAGGTGACGCCGTGCGCCCGCGCCCGGGCGACCAGCTCCAGGCCGTCCAGCGCGGGCAGCCCCCGGTCGACCACCATCACCTGGTAGTCCCGGGTCAGCGCGCGGTGCAGGCCGAGGTGCCCGTCGCCGGCCACCTCGACCTCGTACCCCTCGTCGGCGAGCAGGTCGGCGAGGAGACCGGACAGGGCGCGGTCGTCCTCGACGAGCAGCAGGCGGGGGCGGTTCTCCACCGGCCCAGTATCTATCCGCCGGCCCGGCGGCTCAGTGGTCCCCGGCCGGGATCGGGTCGTCGTACTGGCCGGACGGGCCGGCCAGTGGCTCGCCGCCGACCAGCGGCCAGGCGTTCGGCGCGCAGCCGTGCAGGCCGAGCGTCTGCTGCACCATCACCGGGGCCGGGCCACCGGACCGGGGGCAGCGCTCGTGGCCCCGGCCCAGCCGGTGGCCCACCTCGTGGTTGAGCAGGTACTGCCGGTAGAGGTCCAGGTCGGGCACGTGCGGCACCCCGTAGACCCAGCGGGCCATGTTGATCACGACCCGGTCGCCGTTGCGGCAGGAGGTGTAGCGGTCGCTCGGGTCGTCGCACAGCTCGCCCCGGGTCACCGGCGTGGTCAGCAGCACGGTGAAGTCGGCCGGGCCGTCCCGGCCCACCCGTTGCAGCCGCCACCGGCCGTCGCCGGTCCACCCCCGCCGGTCGGCGAGCGTCGCCGCGACCTCCCGGGCGAAGCGCTCGACGTCCAGGTTGCGAATGCCGTCCTCCACCGCGACCCGGTACCGCAGCAGCTCGCCGGAGCGTCCGGCCACCGCGCCGACCGTGTCGGCGGTCCGGAAACCGCCCCCGCCCCGGGCCGGGTAGCTGATGCCGGGCGGCACCCGGCCGGCCACCGGGACCGGTGTCGGGGCGGCCGTCGCCGCCGGGCGCGCGGACGGCACCGCCGCCGGCACGGTCCGCTCCACCCGGGCCGAGGCCAGCAGGTCCGGGTGGCGGCGCACCACGTACCCACCGCCGGCCGTGAGGCCGGTCACGACGAGCACCGCCACCAGCGCGCGGACCCCGGCCCGCGACCTCCGTCGCCGCCGATGCACGCCCCGGTCCCGCCCGCCCACGTCGCTCTCCGTCCGTCGCCCCGCCCGTGCTCCCGCAGGAGAGTACGGACGCCGGGGCCGGTCGGTTGAACCCGCGGGCCGGGTACCGTCGGGTACGGGGTGGGCGACCTGCCGCCTGTCGGAGTCCAGGGAGAGCCACCCGTGTCCTCAGCCGAGCCGCTGCTCGACGCCGCCCTCGTGGCGGCGCGCGGCGCCGACGTACGCGCCGCCGAGCGCGCCCTCGACCGGCTGGTGGTCGGCGACGGCCCGGCGGTGGACGCGGCGCTACTCACCCGCCTGTGCCGGACGCTGGGCCGGCTCTGGCCGCGCGGGTGGCAACCGGTCGACCTGGACCGGCTCGCCACCCGGCGGCTCACCCCGCGCGGCGCCCGGCTGCTGCGCGACGCGCTGGCCGCCCAGCGACGCGCGCTGCCCGACCCGGTCCCGACCTGGTTCGACGAGCAGCTCACCGACCTGGGCGCGCGCTGGGACGCCGACGCCGGCTGGCTGGACCGCCGCGCCGACGGCGACCGGATCACCGCGCTGCGCGACGCGGTCGACGCGCTCGTCCTGATCGAGGGGCTGCCGCCGATCGCGCTGCTCCGGCCGCCGCCCGGCGCCGCCGCCGTCCCGCTCGCCGCCGTCCCGGCCACCGGCTCCCGGATGCTCGACCGGGTACGCGCGCTGCTGGCGAAGGCGGAGTCGACCGCGTTCCCGGCCGAGGCGGAGGCGTTCACCGCCAAGGCGCAGGAGCTGATGGCCCGGCACAGCATCGACACGGCGCTGCTCGACGCCACCGCCGCCCGCCCCGACCGGCCGAGCGGGATGCGCCTGGGCACCGACGCCCCGTACGCGGCGGCGAAGGCGCTGCTGATCCAGGAGGTGGCGGGCGCGAACCGGTGCGAGTCGGTCTGGTCCGACGACCTGGGCTTCGCCACCGTGCTCGGCTTCCCCGCCGACCTGGCCGCGGTGGAGCTGCTGCACACGTCGCTGCTGGTGCAGGCCACCGCCGCGATGCTGCGCGGGCGGGCCGGGCGCGGCAAGGGCAGCGGGCGGCGCACCAAGGGCTACGACGAGTCGTTCCTCAACGCGTTCGCGCTGCGGATCGGCGAGCGGCTGCGGGCGGCCAGCGCGGCGGCGGCCGAGGAGCACACCGACGACCGGTTGCTTCCGGTGCTGGCGGCCCGCACGGACGCCGTCCGGGAACGCACCGAGCAGCTCTTCCCCGGCACCACACGGCACCGCCTCCAGGTGCGCGACAGCGAGGGCTGGTCATCCGGCACCACCGCCGCCGACCGAGCCTCCCTCACCGCCCCCACCCAGCCACCCCGCCCCCTGCGCGGAGCCCGCTGAACTCGGCCCGGCTCGTCCTGCGTCGATCATGAAGTTGGCCGGCGACGAAGCGGACATCGCATACCGCCAACTTCATGATCGCCGCGGTGCGGGGGGTCTGGGCTCGTGTCCGGCGCGCGCGAGCTGGTTACCAGGCGTGATGGCGATGTCCGGGGTGGAGGTGACCCCTCGGCGCCTTTGCTCTGCAGCCATCCGCGCAGCGGTTACGGAACGCGACCGAACCGGGTTGTCGCCGACATCGGTGCCCCTGACGGAACAGCAGGTAAACCGCGTGATGCGGATGTGGCTGCAGAGCAAAGGCACCGAGATGCGCCAGCCACTCCCGGGCAATGCCATTACTCTCCGCACCCACCCCAGCCGAACGCGCTGCGTAACCGACCGCTGGGTCAGTGAGCGAGGCGAGTAGCGGAGTCTCCACCTTGCCGGGCTGCACTTGTCCTGATCAGGGACGGGCTGGAAGCATGATCTCCTCTGAAGTCCAGGAGAGCCGATCATGCCCACCAGACCGCCGCACTACCTGCGCGTCGTCTTCGTGGCCGAGCCCGAATAGAAAGTCGGCTCGACGTGTCGGATCGGGGCGGCCGGCTCCGACCCGTCTGCGAGGCGCCACCGACGGTGGCCCCGACCCGAGGAGTGACCGTGAAGTACATGCTGCTGATCTGGAACCGGCCCGGCTTCGCCGACGAGCTGACCGAGGCCGAGCGCAACGCGATCTTCGGTGAGGTCGACGTCATCATGAAGGAGCTGACCGAGTCCGGCGAGCTGGTCGGCGGGGAGGCGCTGGCCCACCCGTCGCAGACCCGTACGGTCCGGCCGGCGGCCGGCGGCACCGAGATCACCGACGGGCCGTTCGTGGAGAGCAAGGAGCAGTTCGCCGGCTACCTGACGGTCGACTGCGAGACCCCGGAGCGGGCCGCCGAGATCGCCGCGCGCTGGCCGGACGTGCGGCACGGCTTCGGCGTGCTGGAGGTGCGCGCGGTGATGGAGCAGGCCGGGACGGAGATGTGACGTCCCGGGCGTTCGAGGACCTGCTGCGGACGCTCGCGCCGCAGGTCCTCGGCGTGCTCGTGCGCCGGCACGGCCAGTTCTTCGCCTGCGAGGACGCGGTCCAGGAGGCGTTGCTGGCCGCCGCCACCCAGTGGCCGGGGCAGGGCGTGCCGGAACATCCCCGCGCGTGGCTGGTCACCGTGGCGACCCGCCGGCTCACCGACGAGTGGCGCAGCGAGCACGCCCGCCGGGAGCGCGAGGTCGCGGTGGCGGTCCGGCAGCCGGCGTACGCGGCGGTCGCGCCGCCCGCCGACGAGGAGCCGCCGAGCGGGGACGACACGCTGAAGCTGCTGTTCCTCTGCTGTCATCCGACGCTGCCGGTCAGCGCCCAGGTGGCGCTCACGCTGCGGGCGGTGGGCGGGTTGAGCACCGCCGAGATCGCCCGCGCGTACCTGGTGCCGGAGGCCACCATGAGCCAGCGGATCCGCCGCGCCAAGCAGCGGATCGAGGCGGCCGGCGCGCGCTTCACGCTGCCTTCGGCGGCCGACCGGGACGAGCGGCTGGGCGCGGTGCTGCGCGTGCTCTACCTGATCTTCAACGAGGGCTACACCGCGTCGAGCGGGGACGAGCTGCACCGGGTGGAGCTGACCGGGGAGGCGATCCGGCTGGCCCGGGAGCTGCACCGGTTGCTGCCCACCGACGGCGAGGTGGCCGGGCTGCTGGCGCTGATGCTGCTCACCGACGCGCACCGGGCGGCCCGGACCGGCCCGGACGGGGAGCTGGTGCCGCTGGCCGAGCAGGACCGCACCCGCTGGGACCGGGTCGCGGTGGCCGAGGGGATCGCGTTGGTGACCGAGGCGTTGACCTGGTCGGCACCGGGCCCGTACCAGGTGCAGGCGGCCATCGCGGCGGTGCACGCGGAGGCGCCGACGGCGGCGACCACCGACTGGCCGCAGATCGTCGCGCTCTACCGGGTGCTGGCCCGGATCGCGCCGAACCCGATGGTGACGCTCAACCAGGCGGTCGCGGTGGCCATGGTGGACGGCCCCCGGGCCGGTCTGGCGCTGCTCGCGCCGCTCGGCGAGGACGACCGGACGGCCGGCCACCACCGGCTGGCCGCGGTCCGCGCGCACCTGCTCGAACTGACCGGCGACCGGGCGGACGCCCGGGCCGCCTACCTGGCCGCCGCGCGGGCCACCACCAGCCTGCCCGAGCGGCGTTACCTGGAGGTACGCGCCGCGCGCCTGGTCTGTTGACGCACGCCGGGCCGGCCCGAAGGCCGGCCCGGTGGTCGTGCGGGGCGTACGTCAGCTCTTGAAGGCGTCCTTGATCTTCTCGCCGGCCTGCTTGAGCTTGGCGCCGGCCTGGTCGTTGCGGCCCTCGGCCTCGAGGCGCTCGTTGTCGGTCGCCCGGCCCACGCCCTCCTTGACCTTGCCCGCGGTGTCCTGGGAAGCGTTGTCGATCTTGTCGTCGAGACCCATGGGAACCTCCACCTCAGCAGTTGCGTGACGACAACTGGTTACCCCGGCGGTCGGCGGCCCAATCCCACCTCACCCGATCGGGCGAAACCGCCGCAACCGGAGGCTGTTCGCCACCACGAAGACCGACGAGAAGGCCATCGCCGCGCCGGCGAGCATCGGGTTGAGCAGCCCGGCGGCGGCCAGCGGCAGCGCGGCCACGTTGTAGGCGAACGCCCAGAACAGGTTGCCCTTGATGATCGCCAGGGTGCGCCGGGACAGCCGGATGGCGTCCGCCGCGGCCAGCAGGTCGCCCCGGACCAGGGTCAGGTCGGCGGCCTCGATCGCCACGTCGGTGCCGGTGCCCATGGCCAGCCCGAGGTCGGCGCGGGCCAGCGCGGCGGCGTCGTTGACCCCGTCGCCGACCATGGCCACCACCCGACCCTCGCGCTGGAGCCGCTCGACCACCGCCACCTTGTCGGCCGGCAGCACCTCGGCGATCACCTCGTCGATGCCCACTTCGGCGGCCACCGCCTTCGCGACGGTGGTGTTGTCGCCGGTGAGCAGCACCGGTGTCAACCCCAGGCCGCGCAGCCGGTCGACCGCCGCGCGGCTGGTCGGCTTCACCGCGTCGGCCACCGCGAGCACGCCGCGGGCCCGCCCGTCCCAGCCGGCCAGCACCGCCGTCCGGCCGGCCGCCTCCGCGCCGGTCGCGGCCCGCGCGACCTCCTCGGGTACGTCGAGACCGCGCTCCCGCAGCAGCCGGAGCCGCCCGACCACCACGCTCCGGCCGTCGACCGCGCCGGTCACGCCCAGCCCTTCGGTGTTGGCGAAGTCGGTGACCGCCGGCAGCGGGCCGGCCCCGGTCGCCGCCTCGGCCACCGCCCGCGCGATCGGGTGCTCGGAGGCCGCCTCCAGCGCACCGGCCAGCCGGAGCAGGTCGCCGGCGTCCTCGCCGGTCGCGGGCAGCACCTCGGCCAGCGCCATCCGGCCGGTGGTGACGGTGCCGGTCTTGTCCAGCACCACGGTGTCGACCCGGCGGGTGGACTCCAGCACCTCCGGCCCCTTGATCAGCACGCCGAGCTGCGCGCCGCGTCCGGTGCCGACCAGCAGCGCGGTCGGCGTGGCCAGGCCCAGCGCGCACGGGCAGGCGATGATCAGGACGGCCACGGCGGCGGTGAACGCGGCGGTCGGCCCGGCGCCGGTGCCGAGCCACCAGCCCAGCGTGCCGGCGGCCAGCGCGATCACGATCGGCACGAAGACGCCGGAGATCCGGTCGGCGAGCCGTTGCACCGCCGCCTTGCCGGTCTGCGCCTGCTCCACCAGCCGCGCCATCTGAACGAGCTGGGTGTCGCCGCCGATCCGGGTGGCCCGGACCAGCAGCCGGCCGCCGGCGTTGACGGTGGCGCCCACCACGGCGTCGCCCGGCCCCACCTCGACCGGCACCGACTCGCCGGTGAGCATGCTGGCGTCGACCGCCGAGGTGCCCTCCTCGACCACCCCGTCGGTGGCGATCTTCTCGCCCGGTCGGACCACGAACCGGTCGCCGACCGCGAGCTGGTCGACCGGGATCCGGACCTCCTGCCCGCCGCGCCGCACCGCCACGTCCTTCGCGCCCAGTTCGAGCAGGGCGCGCAGGGCGGAGCCGGCGGTGCGCTTGGCGCGGGCCTCGAAGTAGCGCCCGGCCAGGATGAAGACCGTCACGCCGGCGGCGGCCTCCAGGTAGATGTTGCCGGCCCCGTCGCCGCGGGTGATGTCGAACCGGAACGGGTGCGTCATACCGGGCATCCCGGCGTCGCCGAGGAACAGCGCCCAGAGCGACCAGCCGAACGCGGCAAGCGTGCCGAGCGAGACCAGGGTGTCCATGGTCGCCGCGCCGTGCCGCAGGTTGACCAGCGCGGCCCGGTGGAACGGCAGGCCGCCCCAGACCACCACCGGGGCGGCCAGGGTGAGCGAGGCCCACTGCCAGTGGTCGAACTGCCAGGCCGGCACCATGGCCAGCACGATCACCGGCAGGGTCAGCACGGCGGAGACCCGGAGCCGGGTACGCGCGCCGCGCAGTTCGTCCACCGGCTCGGCGGCGGTGGTCGCCTCGGCCCGGGCGGGCGGGGGCGGCACCACGGCCGAGTAGCCGGTCTTCTCCACGGTGGCGATCAGGTCGTCCGGCGCGACCTGGTCGGCGTACCGGACGGTGGCCTTCTCGGTGGCGTAGTTCACCGTGGCCTCGACGCCGTCCATCCGGTTGAGCTTCTTCTCGATCCGGGCCGCGCAGGACGCGCAGGTCATGCCGCCGATCTTGAGTTCGATCAGGTTCGGCGCGGTGGGCAGCGCCTTTCCCGTGGTGGTCATCGCGGCACCTCCCGGTCAGTTGTGCCCGTGCCCCGGGGTGCCGTGTCCGGCGTCCGGGATCGGTGCGGTGGTGGTCGCCGGCGCGGTGGGCGCGGGCGTGGTCGGGTCGCCGGCCAGGACGGTGAACTCGGCGGTGTGCACCGTGTCGCCGTGCCGGAAGTCCAGGTAGAGACGGTACGCCCCGGCCGAGGGCACCTCGGCCGCGAACGTGACCGCCGGCCCGGCGGGTGTCCGCCCGTCACCGGGTTCCCCCTCCGGGTGCACGTGCAGGTAGGCCAGGTCGCCCTGGCGCAGCGCCACCAGGTGCCCGTACGCCCCGAGGTAGGGCTGGAGGTCGGTGACCGGGCGACCGTCCCGGCTGACGGTGAGGGTGAGCCGGCTGGTGCGGCCCGGCTCCGGCGTGCCGCCGAGCGTGACGGTGTAGCCGTCGACCGTGGTGCTGGTGGCCGGCGCTGGCAGCGGCCGGGCGGCCAGCGGGCCGGGGACGGTGACGTCGACGCCGAGGGTCAGCGCCTCCCCGCCGGTGGGGGTGAAGTCGGCGAACGCCCGCCACACGCCGGGCCCGGCGAGCGGTGAGGCGACCCGCCAGGTGCCGTCCTCGGCCAGTTCCGGGTGCACGTGGCGGAATCCGGACAGGTCGCGCCGGGCGACGATCAGGTGCATGCGCTTGTCGTGGGCCACCTCGTAGCGGGTGACCGGTCGGCCGTCCGGGCCGGTGATCCGGAACGCGAACTCGCCGGCCGGGGCGGTGACCGGCTGGAACGTGTGGCCGCGGTCGGAGACGAGCAGCCCGCCGGGCAGGTGCGCGGCGTCGGCCGGGCCCGCGTCGCCGTGGCCGGCGTCGGCCCCGTGGTCGGTGTCGGTGGTGTCGTGGCTGGTCTCGGTGGCCGGGGCGACGGGACCGGCCAGGTGGCCGATCCCGAACGCCCCGCCGAACACCGCCGCGAGGCCGAGGGCGAAGCCGCTCAGCTTCGTCGCCGTGTTCATGGTGCCTCCTCCGGTTGACGGATCGTCGGGCCCGTCACGCCTCGGCGAGGTCGTAGCCGGCCTCGTCCACGGCCGCGCGTACCGCGGCGTCGTCCAGCGGGCCCTGACTGGTGACGGTGACTCGGCCGGTGGCCAGGTCGACCTGGACGTCGGTGACGCCCGGCAGCGCGGTCAGCTCGGTGCTGACGGCGTTGACGCAGTGGCCGCAGGTCATGCCGTTCACCTGGTAGGTGGTGTCCATCTCGCCCTCCATTCGGATACCCCCTGGGGGTACAACGGGAACGTTAGCATACCCCCGAGGGGTACGCTATCCTCGACGCATGACCACGCCGTCCACCCCGACCCGGGGCTACACCGCCAGCAAGGACCAGCTCCTCGCCCGGCTCCGTCGCGTCGAGGGCCAGGTCCGCGGCATCGAGAAGATGGTCGAGGACGACCGGTACTGCATCGACGTGCTGACCCAGATCTCGGCCATCCAGGCCGCGCTGGACAAGGTCGCCCTGGGCCTGCTCGACGGCCACGCCCGGCACTGCATGCACGAGGGCGCCGCCGAGGGCCGGGCCGACGAGATGGCGACCGAGATGATGGCCGCCGTCGGCCGCCTGATGAAGCGCGGCTGAGCAGGACCTCCGGCCCCGGGAACGGGTCGCACGGCCCGGCTCCCCCGGCCGCTCGCGGACGTACCGTCGAGGTGACGGCAGGTCGGCGTCAGGCCGATCCGCCGGACGGACGGAGGGCGGCGCGATGATGTGGTCGGGCCCGATGATGGGCTGGATGTGGCTCTGGTCCCTGCTCGCGCTCGCGGCGCTGGCGGGGCTGTTCTGGCTGGTGGTCCGGCTGCCCGGTGCGGGCGCCGCGACGCCGGGCACGGCCCGGCGCATCCTCGACGAGCGCTACGCACGCGGCGAGATCGACGAGGACGACTACCGGCGGCGGCGCGCCGGCCTGAGCTGACCGCCGGCCGGCCGACGGCCGGCGGTGACCTCCCGGGCGGCCCGACCGGTCCTGGCTACCATGGCCCGGCGACGACCGGGCGTGGTCCGCACGCGTCCGCGCCGGCCGGTGACCGACCGGCCCGGTGACCGGGTCGCGCCGCGAACAGTTGGGAGACGCCGTGGGCGCCGACCACAGCCGCCCCGCCCCCGCGCCGCCGCGTGTCCGCCGGCTGCTCGTCGCGACCGTGGTGCCGCTCTTCGCGCTCACCGTCATCGCGGCGCTGGCGCTCTGGCCCCGCTCGGGGCCGGAACCGGCGGGCGGCGAGAACGTGCCGCGCCACCAGGGGACGGTGACCCGGGTGGTGACCGAGCCCTGCCCGCCGACCCCGGAGGCGCCGACCGGCGCCGGCGGCCCGTGCGGCACCGTGACCGTCGCCGCCGAGCAGGGCCCGGACGCGGGCCGGCAGGTCGAGACGCCGATCCCCGCCGGGCCCGGCGCGCCCCGGGTCGAGGTCGGCGACGAGGTGATCCTGGTCGAGCTGACCGACCCGGCCGACCCGACGGTGAAGGCCTACAACATCGCCGAGCACCAGCGCGGCACGCCGCTGGTCTGGCTGGTGGCGCTCTTCGCCGCCGCGATCGTGGCGTTCGGCCGCTGGCGTGGGCTGGCCGCGCTCGGCGGGCTGGTGGCCAGCTTCGCCATCCTGCTCGGCTTCGTGCTGCCCGGGATCGGCGCCGGCCGCTCCCCGCTGCCGGTCGCGATCGTCGGCGCCGCGCTCATCATGTTCGTGGTGCTCTACCTGACCCACGGGATCAGCGCGCAGACCTCGGTGGCGGTGCTCGGCACGCTCGGCAGCCTGGTGGTCACCGGCGTGCTCGGCACGCTCGCCACCGGCGCCACCCACCTGACCGGCTTCGGCAGCGAGGACGCCACCACGCTCTCCATGTTCCAGGGCGACGTGGACCTGCACGGGCTGCTGCTGGCCGGCATCATCATCGGCTCGCTGGGCGTGCTGGACGACGTCACGGTCACCCAGTCGGCGACCGTCACCGAGCTGGCCCGCGCCAACCCGGGGCTGTCCCGGCGGCAGCTCTACCGGGCGGCCACCCGGGTCGGCCGGGCGCACATCGCGTCCACCGTGAACACCATCGTGCTGGCGTACGCGGGCGCCTCGCTGCCGCTGCTGCTCCTGCTGGTCGCCGACTCCCGCCCGGTGAGCCAGATCCTCACCAGCGAGTTCCTCGCCCAGGAGATCGTCCGTAGCGCGGTCGCCACGCTCGGCCTGATCGCCGCCGTACCGCTGACCACGGCGCTGGCCGCGGTCGTCACCACCGCCGGGCGCCGCGAGGCGGACCCCGGCCGGCCGCCGCCGGATCGGGACGCGGCGATGGAGGCGCTCGGCGGAGGACGACCCGGCGGCCCGAGGAGTACGGAGGCCGCATGGTGACACTCCGCAGCGTGACGGCCGACGTCAAACGCGATGCGGCTCACGCTGGGCAATGTCGAATTCTCGCGATTGGTCGGCTTCCGGACGTAGATCCCCGGTCGGGATCTCGGGTAACCTCGCCCCCGGTCACCGCCGAAGGCGCGCACCGGCGCCTGCGGTGCCGCCGCCCAATCGCCTCCGGGCGAACCGGGGAACCAGGTACATGGGGTGAATCCGCGCGAGCGGTAGGGGCCACTTCCGTCCCGAACCCGTCAGCTAACCCGGTCGGCGGTCGACGGAAGGGAACACTGTGACGGCACCCCTGCGCCGCTGGTCGACACCCGTGGTGGCCGTGCTCGCCGCGCTCGCCGTGCTGGTCGGGCCGACCTCGGCGACGGCCGCCCCGCACGCCGCCGCCCCCAAGCCCTCCGGGCACGCGGAGGACGACGAGCCGCCGCTCATCACCGAGGCGATCGACTCCGCCAACCGGAACTACCTGCAGGCCAAGTCGAAGCTCACCACGTCGCAGCAGCGCCAGAAGCGGCTGGCCGCCGAGAAGGCCGCGGCCGAGGCCGAGCTGGCGGCGCTCAGCCCGCAGGTCAACCAGATCGCCGCGCAGTCCTACCGGACCGGCCGGATGGGCGCGATGGCGATGCTGCTGGAGAGCCGGTCGCCCGACTCGTTCGTGGAACGCGCCAGCGCCCTGGACGAGCTCAACCTCTTCAACGCGCAGCGGCTCGCCGCCGTCAACGACGCCAGGAACCGCGCCGAGCAGGCCAAGATCGCCGCCGACGCCGAGGTGCGCGAGCAGGAGAAGCAGACCAACGCGATGGCCCGCGAGCGGACCGAGGCGCAGAAGGCGCTGAAGCTGGTCGGCGGCCTGGGCTTCACCGGCGGCCTGGTCTCGGCCACCTCGCCGGTCGCCAAGATCGGCCCCGGCCGGACCGCCGACGGCGGCTGGAAGTCCGAGTCGTGCAGCGAGAACGACCCGACCACCTCCGGCTGCGTCACGCCGCGCACGCTGCACGCGTACAAGGAGGTCAAGCGCGCCGGCTTCAACCGCTTCGTGGGTTGTTACCGGCCGGGCGGCCCGTGGGAGCACCCCAAGGGCAAGGCCTGCGACTGGTCCCTGCAGAACAGCGGCTTCTCGCCGTGGCACAACAACGACACCCGCAGGTACGGCAACGAGGTCGCCGCCTTCCTCATCCGCAACGCGGACCGGCTGGGCATCTACTACGTGATCTGGAACCGGCAGATCTGGTTCCCGGCCACCGGCTGGAGTTCCTACAGCGGACCCTCCAACCACACCGACCACGTGCACATGTCGCTGCTCTGACGCGACAGGCACACACGGAAGGGGCCGCCCTCGGGCGGCCCCTTCCGTGTGTCCGGGTGCGACTCAGCCGGCGAGCGCCGGGTCCACCGGCGCGGCCGGGGCGGGCAGCGGGTCCGGGGACTGCGCCACCGTCCGCACCTCGCCGCCGCTGAGCCGGTACGACATGCCGACCACCGTGCACGCGCCACCGGCCACCCGCTCGGCGAGCACGGTCGAGC encodes:
- a CDS encoding heavy metal translocating P-type ATPase, translated to MTTTGKALPTAPNLIELKIGGMTCASCAARIEKKLNRMDGVEATVNYATEKATVRYADQVAPDDLIATVEKTGYSAVVPPPPARAEATTAAEPVDELRGARTRLRVSAVLTLPVIVLAMVPAWQFDHWQWASLTLAAPVVVWGGLPFHRAALVNLRHGAATMDTLVSLGTLAAFGWSLWALFLGDAGMPGMTHPFRFDITRGDGAGNIYLEAAAGVTVFILAGRYFEARAKRTAGSALRALLELGAKDVAVRRGGQEVRIPVDQLAVGDRFVVRPGEKIATDGVVEEGTSAVDASMLTGESVPVEVGPGDAVVGATVNAGGRLLVRATRIGGDTQLVQMARLVEQAQTGKAAVQRLADRISGVFVPIVIALAAGTLGWWLGTGAGPTAAFTAAVAVLIIACPCALGLATPTALLVGTGRGAQLGVLIKGPEVLESTRRVDTVVLDKTGTVTTGRMALAEVLPATGEDAGDLLRLAGALEAASEHPIARAVAEAATGAGPLPAVTDFANTEGLGVTGAVDGRSVVVGRLRLLRERGLDVPEEVARAATGAEAAGRTAVLAGWDGRARGVLAVADAVKPTSRAAVDRLRGLGLTPVLLTGDNTTVAKAVAAEVGIDEVIAEVLPADKVAVVERLQREGRVVAMVGDGVNDAAALARADLGLAMGTGTDVAIEAADLTLVRGDLLAAADAIRLSRRTLAIIKGNLFWAFAYNVAALPLAAAGLLNPMLAGAAMAFSSVFVVANSLRLRRFRPIG
- a CDS encoding heavy-metal-associated domain-containing protein, which produces MDTTYQVNGMTCGHCVNAVSTELTALPGVTDVQVDLATGRVTVTSQGPLDDAAVRAAVDEAGYDLAEA
- a CDS encoding metal-sensitive transcriptional regulator; protein product: MTTPSTPTRGYTASKDQLLARLRRVEGQVRGIEKMVEDDRYCIDVLTQISAIQAALDKVALGLLDGHARHCMHEGAAEGRADEMATEMMAAVGRLMKRG
- a CDS encoding SHOCT domain-containing protein, encoding MWLWSLLALAALAGLFWLVVRLPGAGAATPGTARRILDERYARGEIDEDDYRRRRAGLS
- a CDS encoding YibE/F family protein, giving the protein MGADHSRPAPAPPRVRRLLVATVVPLFALTVIAALALWPRSGPEPAGGENVPRHQGTVTRVVTEPCPPTPEAPTGAGGPCGTVTVAAEQGPDAGRQVETPIPAGPGAPRVEVGDEVILVELTDPADPTVKAYNIAEHQRGTPLVWLVALFAAAIVAFGRWRGLAALGGLVASFAILLGFVLPGIGAGRSPLPVAIVGAALIMFVVLYLTHGISAQTSVAVLGTLGSLVVTGVLGTLATGATHLTGFGSEDATTLSMFQGDVDLHGLLLAGIIIGSLGVLDDVTVTQSATVTELARANPGLSRRQLYRAATRVGRAHIASTVNTIVLAYAGASLPLLLLLVADSRPVSQILTSEFLAQEIVRSAVATLGLIAAVPLTTALAAVVTTAGRREADPGRPPPDRDAAMEALGGGRPGGPRSTEAAW
- a CDS encoding coiled-coil domain-containing protein, with translation MTAPLRRWSTPVVAVLAALAVLVGPTSATAAPHAAAPKPSGHAEDDEPPLITEAIDSANRNYLQAKSKLTTSQQRQKRLAAEKAAAEAELAALSPQVNQIAAQSYRTGRMGAMAMLLESRSPDSFVERASALDELNLFNAQRLAAVNDARNRAEQAKIAADAEVREQEKQTNAMARERTEAQKALKLVGGLGFTGGLVSATSPVAKIGPGRTADGGWKSESCSENDPTTSGCVTPRTLHAYKEVKRAGFNRFVGCYRPGGPWEHPKGKACDWSLQNSGFSPWHNNDTRRYGNEVAAFLIRNADRLGIYYVIWNRQIWFPATGWSSYSGPSNHTDHVHMSLL